Below is a window of Camelina sativa cultivar DH55 chromosome 11, Cs, whole genome shotgun sequence DNA.
TCTCTTATAATCTCATAATGAATCTTTCAACCACTGTctgtcataatcaattttacTTGTAACGGGACATTTTCGGATGATATAGCATCGTACAAATTATAATTAAGGATATTCAACAAGTGGATAGTAAACAATGTCATCTTTGATCTTGTTGCCCGATATACAAAACACAACGTAATAATCTTGTTTCATGACCAGATCCATAATCCatccatgatatatatatttttcttcctaGCTAATATAATACACTTTGCGTGGATTGCTGATAgattggagaaaaaaacaaaagttacgTGCAAGACTGCTTCGTATCCTTTACTTCCAGGGGGATGCATGGAAACGAAGAAGTGGTACTTGGTAGAGTTAATGTCACTTGTCTAAAACGCAAGAGGGACCTTGGAGGAATCTCAATTTtggtaattatttttgttttcactcaAACAACTTCCAAATATACATGATTGTAAGTGAATTGCGAATGGACTGTTACCACTTCTTTTGGACATAACGTTTGGTTCTTTTACAGTTCACACGGCCGATCATCTCGCCGTCACTAAGCTTGTGATAGACACGGCAATAGGCTCCACATTATCGGCCAATGAGAAGGAGCGTGTGGACTCaacaattatgtttatgtttatgaattggTCTTTTTAGTGTTTAAAACATATGCAAGTGGGAAGAGCAAGTGACGACACACGTAGAAAATGGCGCGTGGGCGTGGCAATCCACCGTTGACTTGGAGCAGTCGTCGGGCATGTAGCACTCGGTGCAATCCTAGCCGTTGATAAAATAAACGCATTCACGGACGCGATTAAGGTTGAAGCGGTCACATTGCTCGCATTTAGTAGTTTAGATTAGAATAACACCACTTCGTATATGTTTCGTTTTTGATAATTGGACACATTAAAGTCAAACCTAACCAGAATATATTATTTGACACCAagtccttttttatttatttcatccAATAGAACATTTAGAATAAGTGGGCGTTGGAGTAAAGTGACTCAGAAGTTGACATAGGAACACAGATAGTGTCAAACCAGAAAGGGTACAAGTCTAGGATCTGTAAGGTGAGGAAGACCAGTGCGAGCTCCCAAAGCTCGGCAGCTGCAACCAGCCTGCAAATAACCAAATACAAAGCAACCGTTACGAAGATCGGAATGGAAATGTTATGTGCTCCATTTGGAAAAAAACGGGTTTTGGACTGAAGGTGATGGTTCGATGAGGctggaaaaaaacattggaaacaAGGACCATTTATATGAGTCTCAAACTAATGGCAACCAGGGAATGCACATGGCCGCTCAAAACTTCGAGTTTAGTCTGGGATTTGCCTTAGGACTAGGAAGTTCTGCTTTCCAAAACATTCCAAGATTCACATTATCTAATGTAACGTTGAAGTTTCATATGCATTGgtttaaacaaaacagagaggttCAGTTTTGGAGAGTTACCACTTGAGCAGCGAATGGTAACATTTTCTCTGGGGGCATGCCAGCGCATATGGCTACAAAACAAGGAAACAAGTAGAGGTCGGTCAGTTttgggttttgagtttttttttctgagggAGTGTACAGGAATCTTTGCAAATCTTTTACCATATAGAACGGCTCCTATGAATGCATCACCAGCACCGGTGGTGTCAAGAAGCTCTTCTGGAGGAATTTTCTCTGCTGTTCCGAGAAACAATCGTCCACTCACTGTTCCTATCCCGTCGGCCTTCAAATTTGTTGTCTCCTGCATGAAAAATGTGTGGATGGTTGGATTGTCTTCATATGGGTGAGAGACGTTCTTAAGGAGCTATAACTTTTAGTAGTTACCGATGAAACGCAGGTTGGAAATGTTGTGGTTGAGTCTTTTCTATGTGTCAGTGTCTCCACCAAGCTCTCGATATCCGTCTCCTGAGATTGTAATACATCTGCTGAACTCGACAAAGCCAATGGATGTTCATGACCCAGGGAAAAGAAGCATGCAAGACGTTTTGATTTCTAGTGAGTGACATAAGTCTCAAGTTTTGTACCTTTTGACGCTCTTTCAAGCATTAAGCATCCTTCTTCACCTAATGTCACGATCACAAATTTCAGTTTTGGCAATCTCAACAACATGGAAATGAGTGCACCAGGAGTTGAAGAGGCCTCTGTCCATACCTGCACGATGCGAGTAACTAAGAACGTTTACTGAGAAAATATGCCggaaaacaaagaataaaccGAGACTAACTTGCCTGAGGGAATTTTGCTGTGCAGACAACGTAATCGGCGAATTGCAAGAGATCATCTAAtccatctcttttcttctctgcaTCAACTAGAATAGGTATCTTCTTGCGACCTGCCTGCTCTGGATAAAAGCAACAAGCACAGGCGAAAATGAACATGTAGGTTGTGTGGCATATTATGTATTTGTAgacaaaaatgaattaaaagagatAATCTTGTGAAATCCTCAAACATCATAAACTTAATGAAGACTAATCTTACATACATACAAATGAATTTACTATTTGCATGACTAATAAACCCTTGTTTTGGTGTGCTTGGGGGAAATCAAGAAACATGTGAAGCCTAATAACTCATTCGAAAGGGTAAAGAGATGCATGCTTACCTCTTTTGCAATCACCAAGGCTGTTTCGTGTAATCTTACATCAAAGTATACAATGCTTGCTCTTTCTAGAGCTGATAGCATGCTAGATTGAGAAAGGTCAGCTGGTAACATCGGTGGGTCTCCTGGCGTATGAATACAAGTACGGGTTTTCCTGAAAAACATAACCATTGAAGAAGATCTAATGATATATGCAAACAAATCAATTCCAAGCCATAACGAGTACCATTTCATTATATAGCTATCAGTTTAAATTTTGCTTGAATACTTAACTAATAGATTTGACACAAAGAAGCCAACATCACTCCTATGTAAATTATTACGAAATAAAAGAGGTCCTCAAATTCACAACCAACATTAGGGAAAAAGAATCACTCACGTTTGTTTGTCAACAATGACATAAGTAAATGGCGAATTGCCCTCTTTAGAGACCTGCCACAAGACTATCATGATTAGGAAATTGTAGACAAGATTGCAAACTTTAAGAGTAAAAAGATTGAGCATTATTACCACAAGAAAAGAAGTATCCACACCATCAGCTTCCAGCTCTTCCAGCATACCTTTGCCTTGAGAGTCATTCGCTACCTAAAGATGTATTCCGTTACCAATCAATTAGCATCAATACACTAATGCCCTCTACTCGATTGTTGAATCTATTCATGCCAAAATCTATCGATTCAAAAAAGGAGAGAAGTCAACGGACCTTACTAATCAGTCTCGAAGTCAAACCCAAACGAGCTGCACAGGTTAACGCGTTTGCAGCATTACCCCCTCCTTGCACCTAACCACATTATCAAATCTCTAAACCATAAAATCACTTCCAAAACAGAAGACCATTGGGAGGGGAGAGGGGAGAAGACTTTACTTACCTTCAAGCTAGTGGTTCGGATCTTATCGTCAGGTTGAGGATAAGAATCAACCGTCGCTAAGAAATCCACAGCGATGCCACCACAACCAAGCTGCCAAAAAATCACACGAACAACGACCATTCAGTTCTCCTATAATCACGATTCAAGTCAAAAACCCAATCACGAGAGTCGAGGCTTATAAGAACTCACGACGATAGCATTATCTGGCGGGGAAGGAACAGAATCGATgggggaggaagaagaagacattctAATAGACCTGAAACTGAATTAATCAGAAACGAGAGAGTATACACAACAATTGATTCTCGGCAACAAGAGTGACCTCGTGAATTGACGGGAGACCCGAAGAGAGatggcggaggaggagaagagaggaagaggtgGGAGACGAGCGAAGCAGAGCGTTCCTGAGAAACACAGAGAGGTTGAGTGAGGTGCCATGTGTGTGTTAGGTGGCAGTCCCAGGTGGCTCATGGCTGGTATATTTAGATGATCGCTGTTTCTAAATTCGGGCTGACCCGCCGGTTTGATTGGTTGAAGCAAACTTTTTCGCTGAAGTAGaaggttttgaaaaaaaaaaaaaaaacttccgtATTAGGAAAGCATTTGATTTAACTGTAAAATTTTCCAATTAATGAGTTCCATTATTTCGTATCCACTTTATAACATGTTGAATCATATTGTAGTATAAAATATCTATGTCTAGCAATATACagtaaaattttgataaattaatattctataaattaataaacattctaaattaataaattttgttggttttggactagtgttaaaataacaaaatttgataagataatattttttttgaaatatcctataaaatatggtcccaataatatcataacttaataatcataaatatatattatatatatatatatatactgatataataatatatgctttaaaattttgaattttctcctataactcatatctataaaataattattatgttatattttcaaactataatgatataatttattctataacatgtcatataaatagtttcaattttttgataTGCATCATTTTTAGTTTGATAGTTATATAGGATATTAAAATAcgacaattgatattattattcataaatttgaatttatatatgtcatgtgtataagtgaatttgtctttattatttataatttattgtcaGTCATGTTTTCTAgatattaaaattcatttccaaaaccataaaatttataacatccgaaagtttaatcttattttcctAAAATTCTCTCTATTCacaatttttaagaatttaaataatttaaaaatatatctataaattaataattattaatttacacaataaataataaatattaatttatagatatattaatatcattataaattaataaaatgtcatggtcctaacattattaatttatagagattttactatatatcattttgatgtttgtaacaaatcaaaattgttaaatttggattttatatttacgtttgtttttttaaaggagtatctcttttgaattttgatgatgTTATGTGTGTGACATGTTGGTTCTGAATGGTAACAAGTTGAATAGTTGTGATAATGGAGTTAATGCCATGGTAGTAATGGTACTTACGTTGATTACGTCAATACTATTAATGCAAAAACGATTGGCTTTTTGTAAAACTACAAAAAAGCAACATGTTTAATGCTAATTAGCATTAGTTTCATGACTAATGCTAGTAGTATCGTTACCGCACATCAACATTTGAACATGTTATTAATGATGGATATATGACTCTTCGAATCGGAGTTTAGAATCACCTACCTCACAAGGTAACGAATGTTACCTACCATTTTGATACCGTTGAGTTTAGATCATTTTGGGTTTGGTTAGGTTACTTGCTGGTAAATTTAGAATAATGTCTTTCATTTTAGAACAGATCTTAATTAGGATATATACaatttcttgattgattattctgTAACATTTTTAGCCATTAGAATGTCATATAGTTTTCTGGGTAATTTTTGTGCTGAATGCTAAGAACCAAATAATAGTGACTAACATATTATCAGCataattttgtatcttttaaCTATTTAACGCATATTATTTAGTTGCCTACATTATATTACCTAgctaatatataataagttCTTTTAACTACTTATTTTCTTTGCTACCGTTTGAGGAATTGACGGTTTTAACGGGGGAAAAAGCTTGATCAGACACATTCGGACTTGGACGACTTGAGAATTGTTGTTGCTACACAAAGCGATGTATTGTCTTTTTCTCTTAACACtgtgcttttttcttttatcactgTGATAAACTCATTTATTTTGAACTGTGGATGAAAACTATGTAGGTTAAGGAAGTAATGACAGTGGTAAAAGCAGGCAGAGAAGAAGCAGCAATCTTTGCATGTGATAACCGATGGATGATTATGGTCTTTCTTTATGCAGCTGGAGCAGCCTTACCAGAGGGAACAATCATACTAGAGGTGGAAGGGGAAGAAGCTTATGTTGTAGGACTTCAATTAACGTTACCAGACGTGGCATACCAGAGAAAAAGCATCATCTGCCGAAGACTTTTCCAAGACACAAAGTGAGGGATGCCGAACAACAACTCGGAATGTATTATATTCACAACTCGGAATGCTCAAAATTATTGAATTATATaaagaatttaattaaaaacttgtattatatttatatattaatattaagtACTTAAGACGCattcttttaatataatatattcgTAATTACTGTCTTGAAATAGATAGGTtgaaaatacattttagaataaaaaagagaaactgTCTAATAATTGTATCTACATTAATCCATATCCATTATATTCTAATTTCACtctattaaaaacatattaaaaaaaattcctgattaaattaataaggtcaaaggatttcgatttttttcttattttaataaaatgccGAACAACAATAACATCCCACTtatcttttttgaattttgtgtaTTATATTCACAACTCgaaatttattacttttttactCTGGTTAAATAATCTACTGAGTTGTCTAGAGGTCGATGGTTCGAGGGACGACGCTTGGGAGAGAACCATATAAAATGTTCTGGTCCCTGACCTGAAGAGATGTACGGGTCTAGGTCCGGAACCtcttagtaattcaaaaaaaaataataataataatctactGAGttagtaataactaataagttaCTTGCTTTACTTactcctctcttcttcactcGGCCTTATAAGATGTACGTTGACTTCGTTATTATAAGAGGCCATGCCGTTTTGGTATCTTATAATTCAACTCCGTGTCGTTTTTATGCAATTCAAATTAACTGAAAaagtaaatgaaacagaaagcgggggattttaagttttcaagtcttcttcaacaattttcATTTCGAAATTTctgagagggagagagagagagtgaagagagagagtgagagagagagaggggtagCATCAGGAGCAAGAGAACACGATGGTAATATACTCTGGACGATTGATCTCGTACTCTCTCTActtgtgattgattttgtttcgcAAAATAAACCTCTGTGATTCGTGAATCGTTCTGGGGAAGATCGATCGAGTGATCCTtcgaattttatttaaatccaTAGTTATCGTGAACTGATGATCTTCTTAGCTTGTGTTTCTTCGGCTTACAAGATAATTTTTGATGTTTCGATTCGACCTTTTTGTTTGAATGTTTTGCTACCTTCGATGTGTTCTTCGCGAAACTTCATATAAACTTTTCCCTAGTTTAAATCCGtagctctgtttctttcttcggGTAGCTTAATTACAGATTTATTTGAGGAATTTTCACAAACACTTGGTCTGCATGACGCGAATCGATAGGTTTCTCGGATTTGCGTTTATATAGCAGCCATTTTTCGCATTCTCAGCTCGAAATCAGTGGGTTTAGActgtttggattttgaaaatttcgACCTATAAAGCACTTTGCGGTCTCGATTTTCTTAAAATAGTTTCTCCTATCAACTGAATCGTTGCTTTCTATTTTTGATGATATTTAGTCAAAGAAACGAGGGCTTTCGTTGGAGGAGAAGCGGGAGAAGATGCTTCAGATATTCTATGAGTCTCAAGACTTCTTCCTGGTGAGCACtttcttaaagtttttttttactacttgATGTTTACTTAGCATTAGCATTGAACTAATGGAGGAGTTGAGATACCAACACTTATGGATCTCTCtacttttgtaaatattttcagCTTAAGGAACTTGAGAAGATGGGGCCGAAGAGGGGTGTAATTAGTCAGTCAGTGAAGGATGTTATCCAGAGTTTGGTGGATGATGATCTTGTTGCCAAGGACAAGATTGGAATTTCTGTGAGTTAGCTTGTGTTCTTATGTTGGGATCCTTTCACAtcttatttcattttgtttccgTGTATAGTAGTCTTTGTTGCTGTTATATGTCGTTTGACAGTTTTCATAATTATGCACACATGAAGATCTACTTTTGGAGCCTTCCTAGCTGTGCTGGCAACCAAGTGAGCCACCGTTCTCATCCTGATATAACATCATAATGATTCTTATTAAAATGAGTGTAGCGATGTTTGTTGATTCTGATCTCATTCTGAATGAACAGCTTAGGAGTGTTCGCCAGAAGCTTGAAACTGATCTCCAGGGTAGTAATAAAAGGCTAGCAGAACTTGTTGATCAGTGTGAGGCCCTAAAGAAGGGAAGGGAGGAAACCGTAAGTAATTTTGGTATTGCAGAATTAATGATTGGATAACCTTGCATACTCTTTTCACCATAACTGCTGTTCTTGCTTCAGGAGGAACGAACAGAGGCCTTGACGCAACTTAAAGATATTGAAAGGAAACACAAAGAGCTGAAGGTCAGATTACATNTTAGCATTGAACTAATGGAGGAGTTGAGATACCAGCACTTATGGATCTCTCtacttttgttaatattttcagCTTAAGGAACTTGAGAAGATGGGGCCGAAGAGGGGTGTAATTAGTCCGTCAGTGAAGGATGTTATCCAGAGTTTGGTGGATGATGATCTTGTTGCCAAGGACAAGATTGGAATTTCTGTGAGTTAGCTTGTGTTCTTATGTTGGGATCCTTTCACAtcttatttcattttgtttccgTGTATAGTAGTCTTTGTTGCTGTTATATGTCGTTTGACAGTTTTCATAATTATGCACACATGAAGATCTACTTTTGGAGCCTTCCTAGCTGTGCTGGCAACCAAGTGAGCCACCGTTCTCATCCTGATATAACATCATAATGATTCTTATTAAAATGAGTGTCGCGATGTTTGTTGATTCTGATCTCATTCTGAATGAACAGCTTAGGAGTGTTCGCCAGAAGCTTGAAACTGATCTCCAGGGTAGTAATAAAAGGCTAGCAGAACTTGTTGATCAGTGTGACGCCCTAAAGAAGGGAAGGGAGGAAACCGTAAGTAATTTTGGTATTGCAGAATTAATGATTGGATAACCTTGCATACTCTTTTCACCATAACTGCTGTTCTTGCTTCAGGAGGAACGAACAGAGGCCTTGACGCAACTTAAAGATATTGAAAGGAAACACAAAGAGCTGAAGGTCAGATTACATTTGGCCATCGGTTTGCATAGAGGTGTTTAACATTCTTAGCAAGTTGCTtacggtttcttcttcttatgcagAACG
It encodes the following:
- the LOC104722000 gene encoding ketohexokinase isoform X1, translating into MSHLGLPPNTHMAPHSTSLCFSGTLCFARLPPLPLFSSSAISLRVSRQFTRSIRMSSSSSPIDSVPSPPDNAIVLGCGGIAVDFLATVDSYPQPDDKIRTTSLKVQGGGNAANALTCAARLGLTSRLISKVANDSQGKGMLEELEADGVDTSFLVVSKEGNSPFTYVIVDKQTKTRTCIHTPGDPPMLPADLSQSSMLSALERASIVYFDVRLHETALVIAKEAGRKKIPILVDAEKKRDGLDDLLQFADYVVCTAKFPQVWTEASSTPGALISMLLRLPKLKFVIVTLGEEGCLMLERASKADVLQSQETDIESLVETLTHRKDSTTTFPTCVSSETTNLKADGIGTVSGRLFLGTAEKIPPEELLDTTGAGDAFIGAVLYAICAGMPPEKMLPFAAQVAGCSCRALGARTGLPHLTDPRLVPFLV
- the LOC104722000 gene encoding ketohexokinase isoform X3; protein product: MSHLGLPPNTHMAPHSTSLCFSGTLCFARLPPLPLFSSSAISLRVSRQFTRMSSSSSPIDSVPSPPDNAIVLGCGGIAVDFLATVDSYPQPDDKIRTTSLKVQGGGNAANALTCAARLGLTSRLISKVANDSQGKGMLEELEADGVDTSFLVVSKEGNSPFTYVIVDKQTKTRTCIHTPGDPPMLPADLSQSSMLSALERASIVYFDVRLHETALVIAKEAGRKKIPILVDAEKKRDGLDDLLQFADYVVCTAKFPQVWTEASSTPGALISMLLRLPKLKFVIVTLGEEGCLMLERASKADVLQSQETDIESLVETLTHRKDSTTTFPTCVSSETTNLKADGIGTVSGRLFLGTAEKIPPEELLDTTGAGDAFIGAVLYAICAGMPPEKMLPFAAQVAGCSCRALGARTGLPHLTDPRLVPFLV
- the LOC104722000 gene encoding ketohexokinase isoform X2 — encoded protein: MSHLGLPPNTHMAPHSTSLCFSGTLCFARLPPLPLFSSSAISLRVSRQFTRSIRMSSSSSPIDSVPSPPDNAIVLGCGGIAVDFLATVDSYPQPDDKIRTTSLKVQGGGNAANALTCAARLGLTSRLISKVANDSQGKGMLEELEADGVDTSFLVVSKEGNSPFTYVIVDKQTKTRTCIHTPGDPPMLPADLSQSSMLSALERASIVYFDVRLHETALVIAKEAGRKKIPILVDAEKKRDGLDDLLQFADYVVCTAKFPQVWTEASSTPGALISMLLRLPKLKFVIVTLGEEGCLMLERASKDVLQSQETDIESLVETLTHRKDSTTTFPTCVSSETTNLKADGIGTVSGRLFLGTAEKIPPEELLDTTGAGDAFIGAVLYAICAGMPPEKMLPFAAQVAGCSCRALGARTGLPHLTDPRLVPFLV
- the LOC104722002 gene encoding meiotic nuclear division protein 1 homolog; translation: MSKKRGLSLEEKREKMLQIFYESQDFFLLKELEKMGPKRGVISQSVKDVIQSLVDDDLVAKDKIGISIYFWSLPSCAGNQLRSVRQKLETDLQGSNKRLAELVDQCEALKKGREETEERTEALTQLKDIERKHKELKNEMVQFADNDPATLEAKRTAIEVAHQSANRWTDNIFTLRQWCSNNFPQAKEQLEHLYTEAGITDDFDYIELSSFPLSSSHEANTPKQLVEDEV